The following coding sequences are from one Roseburia hominis A2-183 window:
- a CDS encoding helix-turn-helix transcriptional regulator: protein MEEQKNTYENVTLEPDVGFDIRFVTMDHNSPFHWHREMEILYILNGHATVHMEGEEYELNPLDAVVMDYARIHEVIYALPQTMGICIHVSRQLLRRYLPEAEPFAIRCAGQRLRPGQQEYYNEICGYLKELTVLYVNQNETYRLKSTARILELLACLVEHFSEPVSMVATQTRAGKMERLEQICMYVDHHYREEMTLQEAADELGLNREYFCRFFKQSTGSSFMRYVNQVRLNYIYQDLLHTDDPVQEIMERHGFFNQKLFYRMFKERYHCTPRQARRMAENNPYVEAK from the coding sequence ATGGAAGAACAGAAAAATACATATGAAAATGTTACGCTCGAACCGGACGTCGGCTTTGATATCCGGTTTGTTACGATGGATCATAACTCTCCGTTTCACTGGCACCGGGAGATGGAGATTCTCTACATATTAAACGGGCATGCCACTGTGCATATGGAGGGTGAGGAATACGAACTGAATCCGTTGGACGCGGTTGTGATGGACTATGCCAGAATTCATGAAGTCATCTATGCGCTGCCGCAGACAATGGGAATCTGTATCCACGTGTCAAGGCAGCTTCTGCGGCGCTATCTGCCGGAGGCGGAACCTTTTGCGATCCGCTGCGCGGGACAGCGTCTCCGTCCAGGGCAGCAGGAATATTACAATGAAATCTGCGGGTATTTAAAAGAACTGACGGTGCTTTATGTGAATCAGAATGAGACGTACCGGTTAAAAAGCACGGCGCGGATTCTGGAATTGCTGGCATGTCTGGTGGAACATTTTTCGGAACCTGTCTCCATGGTGGCAACGCAGACGAGGGCGGGGAAGATGGAGCGGCTGGAGCAGATCTGTATGTATGTGGATCATCACTACAGGGAAGAAATGACGCTGCAGGAAGCGGCGGATGAACTGGGGCTCAACCGGGAATACTTCTGCCGGTTCTTTAAGCAGAGCACCGGCAGCTCGTTTATGCGCTATGTAAATCAGGTGCGGCTCAATTATATCTATCAGGATCTGCTGCACACGGACGATCCGGTACAGGAGATCATGGAGCGGCATGGCTTCTTTAATCAGAAGCTTTTTTACCGGATGTTCAAGGAGCGTTACCACTGTACTCCGCGCCAGGCGCGCCGGATGGCGGAAAACAATCCTTATGTGGAAGCAAAATAA
- a CDS encoding cell wall hydrolase: protein MIQIPWRRVAGAALVMCLLLANTSYAETTQDNINDAKNQIEDLKDQKKDAEDTVNDISGKKDALESDLSGLNGQLSDIVAQINDLEGQISDKQGEIDQAKEDLAAAEAQSAKQYEDMKLRIQFMYENGSTPVWQMLAEAESFSDFLNRTEYITDINAYDRKKLVEYQDLQEQIAAQKEDLESDMTELVAMQDDMKKKQANVSSLINTTKANLAQTQEDLADAQSNVADLEDKINQMVEYEKQLEIQKAKEDAARLAAIKEQEKEDTSTVVYVPTDSDQYLLGAIIQCEAGGESYDGKLAVGSVVINRVKSSYFPNSVSGVIYQSGQFSPVASGRLAYRLEAGVDGSCLQAAQDVLNGNITVGCLYFRQNNGIIQGTVIGNHVFY from the coding sequence ATGATACAGATTCCGTGGAGACGCGTGGCGGGAGCAGCGCTGGTAATGTGCCTGCTTCTGGCAAATACATCTTATGCCGAGACGACACAGGACAACATAAATGATGCGAAGAATCAGATTGAGGATCTGAAAGATCAGAAAAAGGATGCCGAGGATACCGTCAATGACATCTCCGGCAAAAAGGATGCACTGGAGTCGGATCTTAGCGGGTTAAACGGTCAGCTTTCCGATATTGTCGCACAGATCAATGATCTGGAGGGGCAGATTTCGGACAAACAGGGGGAGATTGACCAGGCGAAGGAGGATCTGGCTGCGGCGGAGGCACAGTCTGCGAAACAGTATGAGGATATGAAGCTGCGGATTCAGTTCATGTATGAGAACGGAAGCACGCCGGTATGGCAGATGCTTGCGGAGGCGGAATCTTTTTCCGACTTCCTGAACCGCACGGAATATATTACCGACATCAACGCCTACGACAGAAAAAAGCTTGTGGAATACCAGGATCTGCAGGAGCAGATAGCCGCCCAGAAGGAAGATCTGGAGAGTGATATGACCGAGCTGGTGGCGATGCAGGATGACATGAAGAAAAAGCAGGCGAACGTCAGCAGTCTCATCAACACCACCAAGGCGAATCTGGCGCAGACACAGGAAGATCTGGCGGATGCGCAGTCCAACGTCGCGGACCTGGAGGATAAGATCAACCAGATGGTCGAGTACGAGAAGCAGCTGGAGATCCAGAAGGCGAAGGAGGACGCTGCGCGTCTGGCGGCGATTAAGGAGCAGGAGAAGGAGGATACCTCCACCGTGGTCTATGTGCCGACGGACAGTGACCAGTACCTGCTTGGAGCAATCATCCAGTGCGAGGCGGGCGGAGAATCCTACGACGGGAAGCTTGCGGTCGGAAGCGTTGTGATAAACCGTGTGAAGAGTTCGTATTTTCCGAACTCTGTCTCGGGTGTGATTTACCAGAGCGGTCAGTTCTCGCCGGTGGCGAGCGGCAGACTGGCGTATCGTCTGGAAGCGGGTGTGGACGGAAGCTGCCTTCAGGCGGCACAGGATGTGCTAAACGGCAATATTACGGTGGGCTGCCTGTATTTCAGACAGAATAACGGCATCATACAGGGAACCGTAATTGGAAACCATGTATTCTATTAG
- a CDS encoding HD-GYP domain-containing protein: MQFVKTADLKPGMRLAKPIYNRMGVLLYERDTRLTIQGINSIENFGLIGIFILEPAEPLPPLSREDLEFEQFQTIYMFKLKDNMDKLVDNLVPSTLLSLVDDIQRHYGSLDHKLNFTQTLRSSADFVYKHSISVGILSAMISNEMQLPAEDIRALITASLLYDFGYLYVPQAILDKGDDLSDSDQNFIQMNLERGYESIRPRYEECNLPKISLEIIQQFIFQKSQTLKIKDPSPETRLLCDILKVADQFDRLTAMNINNPPVSEVAAMSFLRRHSRTYNPRVVAALAECIHILPTGACVDLSDGEKALVLVENAADFTRPMILKFSNNMIYDLSDPVIGDSLRVTDIMKTMDNRIAIDEEALEHFVADQYIRETADRFRQKKLAIAQRKQKAAQKKSMDDLLDNARVLTPPPIAPVPEEDASPIRKAPRKRMKLV, from the coding sequence ATGCAATTTGTCAAAACTGCTGATCTAAAGCCCGGTATGCGCCTTGCAAAGCCAATCTACAACAGGATGGGGGTTCTGTTATACGAACGGGATACAAGGCTCACGATCCAGGGTATTAACAGTATTGAGAATTTTGGTCTGATCGGCATTTTTATTCTGGAGCCGGCTGAACCGCTGCCGCCGCTTTCGCGGGAAGATCTGGAGTTTGAACAGTTCCAGACCATCTACATGTTCAAGTTAAAGGACAACATGGACAAGCTTGTCGACAATCTTGTCCCGTCCACACTGCTCTCGCTGGTCGATGATATCCAGCGGCATTACGGCAGTCTTGACCACAAGCTGAATTTTACGCAGACACTCCGCAGTTCCGCGGACTTTGTATACAAACACTCGATCAGTGTCGGTATCCTATCCGCAATGATCTCCAATGAGATGCAGCTCCCGGCAGAAGATATCCGGGCGCTGATCACGGCTTCCCTGCTGTATGATTTCGGTTATCTGTATGTTCCGCAGGCCATCCTCGACAAGGGCGACGACCTCTCGGACAGCGACCAGAATTTTATCCAGATGAATCTGGAACGCGGTTATGAATCAATCCGCCCGCGCTATGAGGAGTGCAATCTTCCGAAGATTTCCTTAGAGATTATCCAGCAGTTCATCTTCCAGAAGAGTCAGACCTTAAAGATCAAGGATCCTTCCCCGGAGACACGTCTGCTCTGTGATATTTTAAAGGTGGCAGATCAGTTTGACCGGCTTACCGCCATGAATATTAACAATCCGCCGGTCTCGGAGGTTGCCGCGATGTCTTTTTTGCGCAGACACAGCCGGACCTACAATCCGCGCGTCGTTGCCGCACTGGCGGAATGCATCCACATTCTCCCGACCGGCGCGTGCGTTGATCTCTCCGACGGTGAGAAGGCGCTCGTCCTCGTGGAAAATGCCGCGGATTTTACCCGCCCGATGATCTTAAAGTTCTCCAACAATATGATCTACGATCTGAGTGATCCGGTCATCGGAGATTCCCTGCGTGTGACGGACATCATGAAAACCATGGACAACCGGATTGCGATCGACGAGGAGGCGCTCGAGCATTTTGTCGCAGACCAGTACATCCGTGAGACGGCTGACCGTTTCCGGCAGAAAAAGCTTGCCATCGCACAGCGCAAGCAGAAAGCTGCCCAGAAGAAGAGCATGGATGATCTTTTGGACAATGCCAGAGTGCTTACACCTCCGCCCATCGCACCAGTGCCGGAAGAGGACGCTTCCCCGATCAGGAAAGCTCCCCGCAAGCGCATGAAACTGGTTTAA
- a CDS encoding electron transfer flavoprotein subunit beta/FixA family protein, with protein MNIVVCIKQVPDTKGGVKFNPDGTLDRAAMLTIMNPDDKAGLEAALRLKEQYGAEVTVLTMGLPKADEVLREAMAMGADKGILVTDRVLGGADTWATSTTIAGALRNLDYDLIITGRQAIDGDTAQVGPQIAEHLGLPVISYAQDIKIDGEYVVVQRQYEDRYHELKAKMPCLITALSELNQPRYMTPGGIFDAYDKEVTVWGRADLKDVDDSDLGLKGSPTKIAKASDKVRKGAGEKVVLDPDESVAYLIGKFKEKHII; from the coding sequence ATGAATATCGTAGTATGTATTAAACAGGTACCAGATACCAAGGGCGGCGTTAAGTTCAACCCGGACGGTACATTAGACAGAGCTGCAATGCTTACCATCATGAACCCGGATGACAAAGCAGGTCTTGAGGCAGCACTTAGATTAAAAGAGCAGTACGGCGCAGAAGTAACCGTTCTTACCATGGGTCTTCCGAAGGCAGACGAGGTGCTTCGTGAGGCAATGGCAATGGGCGCAGACAAAGGAATCCTTGTAACAGATCGTGTGTTAGGCGGAGCTGATACATGGGCTACCTCCACCACAATCGCAGGCGCACTCCGCAATCTGGATTACGATCTGATCATCACCGGACGTCAGGCGATCGATGGTGATACCGCTCAGGTAGGACCGCAGATCGCAGAGCATCTGGGACTTCCGGTTATTTCCTACGCACAGGACATCAAGATCGATGGAGAATATGTCGTTGTTCAGCGTCAGTACGAGGACAGATACCATGAGTTAAAGGCAAAGATGCCGTGCCTGATCACAGCACTTTCCGAACTGAATCAGCCGCGTTACATGACTCCGGGCGGAATCTTCGACGCATACGATAAGGAAGTTACCGTATGGGGAAGAGCAGATCTTAAGGATGTAGATGATTCTGATCTTGGATTAAAGGGATCACCGACAAAGATCGCAAAGGCATCTGACAAGGTACGTAAGGGCGCAGGCGAGAAGGTTGTCCTTGATCCGGATGAGTCCGTAGCATACCTGATCGGCAAGTTCAAAGAGAAGCACATTATCTAA
- a CDS encoding acetyl-CoA C-acetyltransferase, with translation MAKKVVLAGACRTAIGKMGGALSNTPAAELGSIVIKEALNRAGVKPEQVDEVLMGCVIQAAQGQNVARQASIKAGLPIEVPAVTLNVVCGSGLKCVNEAATMILAGQADIVVAGGMENMSMAPYAMTKARFGYRMNNATIIDTMVNDALTDAFNHYHMMITAENVCEKYGLTREELDEFSANSQQKCEKAIAEGKFDDEIVPVPVKVKKETVMFAKDEGPRPGTTAESLSKLKCCSGKEGGLVTAGNASGINDGAAAIVVMSEEKAKELGVKPMATWVAGALGGVEPEIMGVGPVASTRKVLERTGLTIDDMDLIEANEAFAAQSVAVARDLKFDMSKVNVNGGAIALGHPVGASGCRILVTLLHEMQKRDAKRGLATLCIGGGMGCSTIVERD, from the coding sequence ATGGCAAAGAAAGTAGTTTTAGCAGGCGCATGCCGTACCGCTATCGGCAAGATGGGTGGAGCACTGAGCAATACTCCGGCAGCGGAGCTGGGATCAATCGTAATCAAAGAGGCATTGAACAGAGCTGGCGTAAAGCCGGAGCAGGTAGATGAAGTATTGATGGGATGTGTTATCCAGGCAGCACAGGGACAGAACGTTGCACGTCAGGCTTCCATCAAGGCAGGACTTCCGATCGAAGTACCGGCAGTTACTCTGAACGTTGTATGTGGTTCCGGACTGAAATGTGTCAATGAAGCAGCTACTATGATTCTGGCTGGTCAGGCAGATATCGTTGTTGCAGGTGGTATGGAGAACATGTCCATGGCTCCTTATGCCATGACGAAGGCTCGTTTTGGATATCGTATGAACAATGCGACCATCATTGATACCATGGTAAACGATGCACTCACCGATGCATTCAACCACTATCACATGATGATCACAGCTGAGAACGTATGTGAGAAGTATGGTCTTACAAGAGAAGAACTCGATGAGTTCTCCGCAAACAGCCAGCAGAAGTGCGAGAAGGCAATCGCTGAGGGCAAGTTCGATGACGAGATCGTTCCGGTTCCGGTTAAGGTTAAGAAAGAGACCGTTATGTTCGCAAAAGATGAGGGACCGCGTCCTGGCACAACAGCTGAGTCACTGTCCAAGTTAAAATGTTGCTCCGGCAAAGAGGGCGGACTGGTAACCGCAGGTAACGCTTCCGGTATTAACGATGGTGCAGCTGCAATCGTTGTTATGAGCGAGGAGAAGGCAAAAGAGCTTGGCGTTAAGCCGATGGCAACATGGGTAGCCGGAGCACTCGGCGGAGTAGAGCCTGAGATCATGGGTGTCGGACCTGTTGCATCTACCAGAAAGGTACTTGAGAGAACAGGACTTACCATCGATGATATGGATCTGATCGAGGCAAACGAGGCATTCGCAGCACAGTCTGTTGCAGTTGCAAGAGATCTGAAGTTTGATATGTCCAAGGTAAACGTAAACGGCGGTGCAATCGCACTTGGTCACCCGGTAGGAGCTTCCGGATGCCGTATCCTTGTTACCTTATTACATGAGATGCAGAAGAGAGACGCAAAGAGAGGTCTTGCTACTCTGTGCATCGGTGGTGGTATGGGATGCTCTACCATCGTTGAGAGAGACTAA
- the carB gene encoding carbamoyl-phosphate synthase large subunit, with protein sequence MPRNQEIKKVLVIGSGPIVIGQAAEFDYAGTQACRSLKEEGVEVVLVNSNPATIMTDKDIADQVYIEPLTVPVLEQIIAKEKPDSILPTLGGQAGLNLGMELSEKGILDKYGVKLIGTTAETIFKAEDRQAFKDTMEKIGEPCAASEVVHNVQDGIKFTNTIGYPVVLRPAYTLGGSGGGIAHDETELIEILTNGLRLSRVGEVLVERCIAGWKEIEYEVMRDANGNCITVCNMENIDPVGVHTGDSIVVAPSQTLGDKEYQMLRTSALNIISELNITGGCNVQYALNPESFEYCVIEVNPRVSRSSALASKATGYPIAKVAAKIALGYTLDEIKNAITGKTYASFEPMLDYCVVKIPRLPFDKFITAKRTLTTQMKATGEVMSICNNFEGALMKAIRSLEQHVDSLMSYDFTGLSREELVKQLHVVDDRRIWVIAEALRRGMDYDVIHDITKIDKWFIDKLAILVEMEQKLKSEPLTVELLKEAKRIEFPDKVIAELTGKTETEIHDMRYANGIVAAYKMVDTCAAEFEATTPYYYSVFGSENEAEETHPNKKVLVLGSGPIRIGQGIEFDYCSVHCTWAFAKEGWETVIVNNNPETVSTDFDIADKLYFEPLTPEDVEAIVKLEKPDGAVVQFGGQTAIKLTESLMKMGVKILGTKAEDVDAAEDRELFDEILEKTKIPRAAGGTVFTAEEAKEVANRLGYPVLVRPSYVLGGQGMKIAFNDDEIEEFIGIINRIAQDHPILVDKYLQGKEIEVDAVCDGTDILIPGIMEHIERTGVHSGDSISVYPAPTISDHVKETIVEYTKRLAQALHVIGLINIQFIAMNEEVYVIEVNPRSSRTVPYISKVTGIPIVDLATKVIIGNTIRGLGYEPGLAPTADYIAIKMPVFSFEKLRGAEISLGPEMKSTGECLGIAKTFNEALYKAFLGAGVTLPKYKQMIMTVKDADKPEAVGVAKRFEALGYKIYATRSTAKYLQEHGVNALRVNKITQESPNVMDLILGHKIDLVIDTPTQGNGDKTRDGFLIRRNAIETGVYCITAMDTANALARSLETAMDTLTPVDIAKVKNL encoded by the coding sequence ATGCCAAGAAATCAGGAGATTAAGAAGGTACTTGTAATCGGTTCCGGTCCGATTGTCATCGGACAGGCGGCGGAGTTCGACTATGCAGGAACACAGGCATGCCGTTCCCTGAAGGAAGAGGGCGTGGAAGTTGTTCTGGTCAATTCCAACCCGGCGACTATCATGACGGATAAAGACATTGCAGATCAGGTCTACATCGAGCCGCTCACCGTGCCGGTGTTAGAGCAGATCATTGCAAAGGAAAAGCCGGATTCCATCCTTCCGACCCTTGGCGGACAGGCCGGATTAAATCTCGGCATGGAGCTTTCCGAGAAAGGAATTCTGGATAAGTACGGCGTGAAGCTGATCGGTACGACCGCAGAGACCATTTTCAAAGCGGAAGACCGCCAGGCATTCAAAGACACGATGGAGAAGATCGGAGAGCCTTGTGCGGCATCCGAGGTCGTGCACAATGTGCAGGATGGTATTAAGTTCACAAACACCATCGGCTATCCGGTTGTGCTCCGCCCGGCGTACACGCTTGGCGGAAGCGGCGGCGGTATTGCACACGATGAGACCGAGCTGATCGAGATCCTGACAAACGGACTCCGTTTAAGCCGTGTCGGAGAGGTGCTCGTGGAGCGCTGCATCGCAGGCTGGAAAGAGATCGAGTATGAGGTAATGCGTGATGCGAATGGCAACTGCATCACGGTATGTAACATGGAGAACATTGATCCGGTCGGCGTGCATACCGGCGATTCCATCGTAGTCGCACCGTCACAGACGCTGGGCGACAAGGAATATCAGATGCTCCGTACCTCTGCTTTAAATATTATATCTGAATTAAATATCACGGGCGGATGTAACGTGCAGTATGCACTCAATCCGGAGAGCTTTGAGTATTGCGTCATCGAGGTAAACCCGCGTGTGTCCCGTTCCTCCGCGCTTGCATCCAAGGCGACCGGTTATCCGATTGCAAAAGTTGCTGCAAAGATCGCGCTTGGCTATACGCTTGACGAGATCAAGAACGCCATCACCGGAAAAACCTACGCAAGCTTTGAGCCGATGCTTGACTACTGCGTTGTCAAGATTCCGAGACTGCCGTTCGATAAATTCATTACCGCAAAACGTACACTGACCACACAGATGAAGGCAACCGGAGAGGTTATGAGTATCTGCAATAACTTCGAGGGAGCCTTGATGAAGGCGATCCGTTCCTTAGAGCAGCATGTGGACAGCCTGATGTCCTATGATTTTACCGGACTTTCCAGAGAGGAACTGGTAAAACAGCTTCACGTTGTGGATGACCGGAGAATCTGGGTGATCGCAGAGGCACTGCGCCGCGGTATGGATTACGATGTGATTCACGACATCACCAAGATTGATAAGTGGTTCATCGATAAGCTGGCAATCCTGGTTGAGATGGAGCAGAAGTTAAAGAGCGAGCCGCTTACGGTAGAACTGTTAAAAGAGGCAAAACGAATCGAGTTCCCGGATAAGGTGATCGCAGAACTGACCGGAAAGACCGAGACAGAGATCCATGATATGCGCTACGCAAACGGTATTGTGGCAGCATACAAGATGGTAGATACCTGTGCGGCGGAGTTCGAGGCGACCACACCGTACTACTATTCCGTATTCGGCAGCGAGAATGAGGCGGAAGAGACGCACCCGAACAAGAAGGTGCTGGTACTTGGTTCCGGACCGATCCGTATCGGACAGGGAATTGAGTTTGATTACTGCTCTGTACATTGTACCTGGGCATTCGCAAAAGAAGGCTGGGAGACCGTCATCGTCAACAACAACCCGGAGACCGTATCAACAGACTTTGATATTGCGGATAAGCTGTACTTTGAGCCATTGACGCCGGAGGATGTGGAAGCCATCGTAAAACTTGAGAAGCCGGACGGTGCGGTGGTGCAGTTTGGTGGACAGACTGCGATCAAGCTGACGGAGAGCCTGATGAAGATGGGTGTGAAGATCCTCGGAACCAAGGCGGAGGACGTCGACGCTGCGGAGGATCGTGAGCTTTTCGATGAGATTCTCGAGAAGACCAAAATTCCGAGAGCAGCAGGCGGAACGGTATTTACCGCGGAGGAAGCGAAGGAAGTGGCGAACCGTCTGGGCTATCCGGTGCTTGTGCGCCCGTCCTATGTACTCGGCGGACAGGGCATGAAGATTGCATTTAACGATGACGAGATCGAGGAATTCATCGGCATCATCAACCGGATTGCACAGGATCACCCGATCCTTGTTGATAAATATCTGCAGGGCAAGGAGATCGAGGTCGACGCTGTGTGTGATGGAACGGACATCCTGATTCCGGGTATCATGGAGCATATCGAGAGAACCGGTGTCCATTCGGGAGACAGTATTTCCGTCTATCCGGCACCGACGATCAGCGATCATGTAAAAGAGACGATCGTGGAATATACGAAGCGCCTGGCACAGGCACTGCATGTCATCGGACTGATCAACATCCAGTTTATCGCGATGAATGAAGAGGTCTATGTTATCGAGGTAAACCCGAGATCTTCAAGAACCGTGCCGTACATCAGCAAGGTGACCGGTATTCCGATTGTCGATCTCGCAACGAAGGTCATTATCGGAAACACAATCCGCGGACTTGGCTATGAGCCGGGACTTGCACCGACGGCTGATTACATTGCCATCAAGATGCCGGTATTCTCGTTTGAGAAGCTGCGCGGAGCGGAGATTTCCCTTGGACCGGAGATGAAGTCCACAGGTGAGTGCCTTGGTATTGCAAAGACATTCAACGAGGCATTATATAAGGCTTTCCTTGGTGCCGGTGTGACACTGCCAAAATATAAGCAGATGATTATGACGGTAAAGGATGCGGACAAGCCGGAGGCCGTTGGCGTTGCAAAGCGTTTTGAAGCGCTCGGCTACAAGATTTACGCGACCAGAAGCACCGCGAAATATTTGCAGGAGCATGGGGTGAATGCGCTGCGTGTCAATAAGATTACACAGGAATCCCCGAATGTCATGGATCTGATCCTTGGTCATAAGATTGATCTTGTGATCGATACTCCGACACAGGGCAATGGAGACAAGACGCGCGACGGCTTTTTGATCCGCCGAAATGCGATCGAGACCGGCGTGTACTGTATCACAGCGATGGATACGGCAAACGCACTTGCAAGAAGCCTTGAGACAGCGATGGATACGCTGACTCCGGTTGATATTGCGAAAGTGAAGAATTTATAA
- a CDS encoding 3-hydroxyacyl-CoA dehydrogenase family protein — protein sequence MKVGVIGAGTMGQGIAKAFAQVDGYEVALCDIKQEWADGGKEKIKKGYARLVEKGKMTQEAVDGILAKITPGLKEDLCKDCDLIVEAAFEDMGVKKTTFQELDKIAKPECIFASNTSSLSITEIGNGLTRPMVGMHFFNPADRMKLIEVIAGVNTPEETVEAIKKISVEIGKTPVQVNEAAGFVVNRILIPMINEAAFIKMEGVSDIAGIDAAMKLGANHPMGPLELGDFIGLDICLAIMDVLYKETGDSKYRACPLIRKMVRGGNLGAKSGKGFYVYNADRTKTPVDAQ from the coding sequence ATGAAAGTTGGAGTTATTGGTGCAGGAACAATGGGACAGGGTATTGCAAAAGCATTTGCCCAGGTAGACGGATATGAAGTAGCACTCTGCGACATCAAGCAGGAGTGGGCTGACGGCGGAAAAGAGAAGATCAAGAAAGGCTATGCAAGACTTGTCGAGAAAGGAAAAATGACACAGGAAGCAGTAGACGGCATTCTCGCAAAGATTACCCCAGGTTTAAAGGAAGACCTTTGCAAGGATTGTGACCTCATCGTAGAGGCGGCTTTCGAGGATATGGGCGTTAAGAAGACTACATTCCAGGAGCTGGATAAGATTGCAAAGCCAGAGTGCATTTTTGCATCCAACACATCCAGCCTTTCCATCACAGAGATCGGCAACGGACTGACCCGTCCAATGGTAGGTATGCATTTCTTCAACCCGGCAGACCGTATGAAGTTAATCGAGGTTATCGCAGGTGTGAATACACCGGAAGAGACCGTTGAGGCGATCAAGAAGATTTCCGTAGAGATCGGCAAGACTCCGGTACAGGTAAATGAGGCAGCAGGCTTCGTTGTAAACCGTATTTTAATCCCGATGATCAATGAGGCAGCTTTCATTAAGATGGAAGGTGTATCTGATATCGCAGGTATCGATGCAGCAATGAAACTCGGCGCAAATCATCCGATGGGACCGCTTGAGTTAGGTGATTTTATTGGTCTGGATATCTGCCTTGCAATCATGGATGTTCTCTACAAAGAGACAGGCGACAGCAAGTACCGCGCATGCCCGTTAATCCGCAAGATGGTTCGCGGCGGCAATCTTGGCGCAAAGAGCGGCAAGGGATTCTATGTATACAATGCTGACCGTACAAAGACCCCGGTTGATGCTCAGTAA
- a CDS encoding acyl-CoA dehydrogenase, whose amino-acid sequence MDFTLDKKHEMARSLFREFAENEVKPLAQEVDETEEFPVENVKKMQKLGFMGIPVPKEYGGQGCDPLTYVMCVEELSKVCATTGVIVSAHTSLCIDPIMTYGTEDQKQKYVKPLATGEKLGAFALTEPGAGTDAQGAQTKAVLDGDEWVLNGSKCFITNGKVADVYIVIAITSVTEDKRGRKKKNFSAFIVDKGAPGFSFGTKEKKMGIRGSSTYELIFEDCRIPKENLLGVEGKGFPIAMHTLDGGRIGIAAQALGIAEGALDRAIAYTKERKQFGRTIAQQQNTQFKLADMAARIEAAQLLVYKAAMAKATQKVYSVEAAKAKLFAAETAMAVTTEVVQLFGGYGYIREYDVERMMRDAKITEIYEGTSEVQRMVISGALLK is encoded by the coding sequence ATGGATTTCACTTTAGACAAGAAACATGAAATGGCGCGCTCCCTGTTCAGAGAGTTCGCTGAGAACGAGGTAAAGCCTCTCGCTCAGGAAGTAGATGAGACAGAGGAATTCCCGGTTGAGAACGTGAAGAAGATGCAGAAGCTCGGCTTCATGGGCATCCCGGTACCGAAGGAGTACGGCGGACAGGGCTGTGACCCGCTCACCTATGTAATGTGCGTAGAGGAGCTGTCCAAGGTATGCGCTACAACAGGTGTTATTGTTTCTGCACATACTTCTCTCTGCATTGATCCGATTATGACCTACGGTACAGAGGATCAGAAGCAGAAATACGTTAAGCCGCTTGCAACAGGCGAGAAGCTCGGTGCATTCGCACTGACTGAGCCGGGTGCAGGAACCGATGCGCAGGGCGCACAGACCAAGGCTGTATTAGACGGAGACGAGTGGGTATTAAACGGCTCCAAGTGCTTCATCACAAATGGTAAGGTTGCAGATGTTTATATCGTAATCGCAATCACAAGCGTAACAGAGGATAAGAGAGGCAGAAAGAAGAAGAACTTCTCTGCATTTATCGTAGATAAGGGAGCTCCGGGCTTCTCCTTCGGAACCAAGGAGAAGAAGATGGGTATCCGCGGATCATCTACATACGAGCTGATCTTCGAGGATTGCAGAATCCCGAAGGAGAACCTGCTTGGCGTAGAGGGCAAGGGATTCCCGATCGCTATGCACACACTGGATGGCGGACGTATCGGTATTGCTGCTCAGGCACTTGGTATCGCAGAGGGCGCATTAGACCGCGCAATCGCATACACCAAGGAGAGAAAACAGTTCGGCCGTACGATTGCCCAGCAGCAGAATACACAGTTCAAGCTGGCTGACATGGCTGCAAGAATTGAGGCTGCACAGCTTCTTGTATACAAAGCTGCTATGGCAAAGGCAACACAGAAGGTATATTCTGTAGAGGCTGCAAAGGCAAAACTGTTCGCAGCAGAGACTGCTATGGCTGTTACCACAGAGGTTGTCCAGCTGTTTGGTGGATACGGTTACATCAGAGAGTACGATGTAGAGCGTATGATGCGTGACGCAAAGATCACAGAGATCTACGAGGGAACCAGTGAGGTTCAGAGAATGGTTATCTCTGGTGCATTACTGAAATAG